Proteins encoded by one window of Cannabis sativa cultivar Pink pepper isolate KNU-18-1 chromosome 4, ASM2916894v1, whole genome shotgun sequence:
- the LOC133036541 gene encoding uncharacterized protein LOC133036541: MRVLAWNCRGLGNAVAVRQLTAILRRSNPEVIILSETRLAEDKFVTLMHKLHFINLTYVPPVGHSGGFGIGWKMGVSCTIHEQDKNWISGTIESDPPGTKWNLLGIYGPPTLNGKEAFWTRVAEFCVRCQSPTLLLGDLNGTLADNESINYTNHGNSARYSFDLRRMVARTGLVDLGCMNGKFTWFQRCAGSIGGTSVKRARLDRALASVDWRLLFPNAVVECMTVSTSDHKPILLNTDGGARCTKAQFKYELMWGRDPRCYWVVRNAWRNQLHLNPMINMYRKLKKTKEYLQRWNKTHFRKIQQQVMEARSDVEKAESPDQVVADSLEKARSKLNEALRREEIFWRQKSRVAWLKEGDQCTKFFMASTVIRRRKNFIQTIKMENGEWVSNLKSITDLFITKFNSTFSKNSALCAPANDSLINPVIKDCDNLALISIPTDLEIETCIKSMGHDKAPGPDGMSTGFYLHHWDVIKTDLLAMVSHFFRNLDLPPCINNTNIVLIPKKDCPVGVNDFRPIALCNVNYKCISKILALRLKPLLPTIISPAQTAFVHGRLIAENTAVAREIVHSMMKKKGKKGFMMIKLDMEKAYDKMDWGFILNTLQGLGFHPTFTKWVEKCITIQRMGLLINGSVQGTISPSCGLRQGDPLSPALFIIAADVLSRLIMKRTEAGIIQGFKITRGGPAVTHLMFADDVILFGKASLKEAKGFLKCLEEYCACSGQAVNYHKSTVHFTSGVSLAQAREISELLNMKRMKKDATYLGLPLFRSLNRSKDLHFLVERVMQRVKSWKTRLLSKAGRACLIQAVGSSLATYVAATDPIPLKIAHRVDRSLRDFWWGDTEVKRKMHLINWSTLCQSKLRGGLGFRSLEVVNKAFMTKWAWKALTEKNSLWSLVINAKYVKGKNFLDLDINSSDSGMWKAVLQARPILQKSICKKIGNGRSTSIWFDPWVPASNRTPTPLKDVSFGVSWVNQFLLPNNQWNVGMVREWFNQVDVNEILNIDMSDEGGDDSWVWLGEKNGAFSIRSAYRSIKGGLLDNVGAEHWKWIWNSPLHSRLKLLWWQLYRDALPTKDKLASVFDGISNLCTMCNDSHESSLHLFWSCPFAKAIWFKLVWGIRTEMVSISTWAQWMDWFKIDVNRPPNVTFDEFMVHTLCVVEEIWKERNRRTIGEKKEDMMRIIDIITLKIKDHVMASLKTLPDVLSWTPPPPKWKCCNSDVAILNSESVISAVLRDEWGNVVAIKTAVIQVTNPMLAEAHAVCLAADLSISLGETCVMFQSDNLNVVQEFAVSTSSAANFRLQCAKERFMVLCSKFIDWGIIHISRKCNFMAHNVARWAARLQMFGNICTDMLPSAVLDDFVEWDPGSASPTLTLLN, from the coding sequence ATGAGGGTACTGGCTTGGAATTGTCGCGGGCTCGGGAATGCCGTGGCAGTTCGACAGCTGACGGCGATCTTACGCCGGTCAAATCCCGAAGTTATAATCTTATCTGAAACACGGTTGGCAGAGGACAAGTTTGTTACTCTTATGCATAAGCTACACTTTATTAACCTTACCTATGTTCCGCCTGTTGGTCATTCGGGGGGGTTCGGTATTGGGTGGAAGATGGGGGTGTCATGTACAATCCATGAGCAAGATAAAAATTGGATTTCTGGTACGATTGAATCCGATCCTCCTGGAACAAAGTGGAACCTGCTGGGTATCTACGGTCCACCAACTCTGAATGGAAAGGAAGCTTTTTGGACTCGAGTTGCAGAGTTTTGTGTTAGATGTCAATCCCCCACCTTACTCTTAGGGGATTTAAATGGTACTCTAGCAGATAATGAAAGCATCAATTATACCAATCATGGTAATTCTGCTAGATACTCTTTTGATCTTAGAAGAATGGTGGCGCGAACCGGACTTGTTGACTTGGGCTGTATGAATGGAAAGTTCACTTGGTTTCAGAGATGTGCGGGCTCAATCGGTGGAACTTCGGTAAAGCGAGCGAGGCTGGACAGGGCTCTTGCATCTGTGGATTGGAGACTGCTCTTCCCAAACGCAGTGGTTGAGTGCATGACGGTGAGCACCTCCGACCACAAACCGATTCTCCTTAATACGGATGGGGGTGCGCGATGTACGAAAGCTCAGTTTAAATATGAATTGATGTGGGGACGGGATCCAAGGTGTTATTGGGTGGTTCGTAATGCTTGGAGGAACCAACTTCATCTCAATCCAATGATAAATATGTATCGAAAACTGAAGAAAACCAAGGAGTATCTGCAACGATGGAATAAAACTCACTTCAGGAAAATTCAGCAGCAAGTAATGGAGGCGCGATCCGATGTTGAAAAAGCTGAGTCTCCAGATCAAGTGGTGGCGGATTCCCTTGAGAAGGCAAGATCTAAGCTGAATGAGGCTTTGCGAAGAGAGGAAATTTTTTGGAGACAGAAATCTAGAGTTGCGTGGCTTAAGGAGGGAGATCAATGTACAAAGTTCTTCATGGCTTCAACTGTGATCAGACGAAGGAAGAACTTTATCCAAACAATAAAGATGGAGAACGGAGAATGGGTGAGTAATCTCAAATCGATTACTGATCTATTCATTACCAAGTTTAATTCTACTTTCTCAAAGAATTCTGCCTTATGTGCTCCTGCAAATGACTCTCTGATTAACCCCGTAATTAAGGATTGTGATAATTTGGCTCTTATCTCCATCCCTACTGATCTGGAAATTGAGACTTGTATTAAAAGTATGGGGCATGACAAAGCCCCTGGCCCCGATGGCATGTCAACGGGCTTTTATTTACATCACTGGGATGTGATTAAAACTGATCTCCTCGCCATGGTTTCCCATTTTTTCCGAAATTTGGATCTCCCTCCGTGCATAAACAACACAAATATTGTCCTCATCCCGAAGAAAGATTGTCCCGTGGGAGTAAATGACTTTAGACCTATTGCCCTATGTAATGTTAATTATAAGTGCATATCCAAAATCCTGGCTCTTAGATTGAAGCCCCTACTGCCTACAATTATCTCCCCTGCTCAGACAGCGTTCGTTCATGGAAGACTTATTGCGGAGAATACTGCGGTGGCCCGAGAGATTGTGCATTCTATgatgaagaagaaagggaagaagGGGTTCATGATGATTAAACTGGACATGGAAAAAGCTTATGATAAAATGGATTGGGGATTTATTTTGAATACCTTGCAAGGTTTGGGATTCCATCCAACTTTCACAAAGTGGGTGGAGAAATGCATCACTATCCAAAGGATGGGCCTTCTCATAAATGGATCGGTTCAAGGAACAATCTCTCCCTCTTGTGGTCTTCGTCAGGGTGATCCGCTATCGCCCGCCCTCTTTATCATTGCGGCGGATGTGCTTTCAAGGCTTATCATGAAAAGGACTGAGGCAGGGATCATTCAGGGCTTTAAGATTACCAGAGGAGGGCCGGCCGTAACCCATCTCATGTTCGCGGATGACGTAATTTTGTTCGGGAAAGCCTCCCTCAAAGAAGCAAAAGGATTTCTAAAGTGTCTAGAGGAGTACTGTGCCTGCTCTGGCCAAGCTGTGAATTATCATAAATCAACGGTGCATTTTACTTCAGGCGTTTCGTTGGCTCAGGCTAGAGAAATCTCGGAGCTTCTTAACATGAAGAGAATGAAAAAAGATGCGACTTACTTGGGACTGCCCTTGTTCCGATCCCTAAACCGATCAAAAGATTTGCACTTTTTGGTGGAAAGGGTAATGCAAAGAGTGAAGAGTTGGAAAACTCGTCTCTTGTCTAAAGCAGGAAGAGCTTGTCTTATCCAAGCTGTTGGCTCCTCTCTTGCAACCTATGTGGCTGCGACTGACCCGATACCCCTAAAGATTGCCCATAGAGTTGACCGAAGTCTTAGGGACTTTTGGTGGGGCGACACGGAGGTCAAAAGAAAGATGCACCTAATTAATTGGAGTACGCTGTGCCAATCTAAACTCAGAGGTGGTCTTGGTTTTAGAAGCTTGGAAGTGGTGAATAAAGCTTTCATGACGAAGTGGGCTTGGAAGGCTCTCACTGAAAAGAATAGTCTCTGGAGTTTGGTGATTAATGCGAAATATGTAAAGGGGAAAAACTTCTTGGACCTTGACATCAATAGCAGTGACTCGGGAATGTGGAAAGCAGTTCTCCAAGCTCGACCAATTCTTCAAAAAAGCATCTGCAAAAAAATTGGGAATGGAAGAAGTACTTCAATTTGGTTCGACCCCTGGGTGCCAGCCTCAAATCGAACTCCCACTCCCCTCAAGGATGTGTCCTTCGGTGTCTCTTGGGTAAATCAGTTTCTGCTACCTAACAACCAATGGAATGTTGGAATGGTGAGAGAGTGGTTCAACCAGGTGGATGTGAATGAAATCCTAAACATTGATATGTCGGATGAAGGGGGTGATGATTCTTGGGTTTGGTTGGGTGAAAAAAATGGGGCGTTTTCCATTCGATCAGCCTATCGATCAATTAAGGGAGGTCTTCTAGATAATGTTGGGGCGGAACATTGGAAATGGATTTGGAACTCCCCTCTCCATTCAAGACTAAAACTTTTATGGTGGCAACTCTACCGTGATGCACTCCCTACCAAAGATAAACTTGCTAGTGTTTTTGACGGAATTTCTAACCTTTGCACCATGTGCAATGATAGCCATGAATCTTCTCTTCATCTTTTCTGGTCCTGCCCCTTTGCAAAAGCAATTTGGTTCAAGCTAGTTTGGGGTATTCGAACTGAGATGGTGAGTATTTCTACTTGGGCTCAATGGATGGATTGGTTTAAAATTGATGTGAACCGACCTCCTAATGTGACTTTTGATGAGTTTATGGTTCATACTCTTTGTGTTGTTGAGGAAATATGGAAAGAGAGAAATAGAAGGACAATTGGGGAAAAGAAGGAGGACATGATGCGTATCATTGATATAATCACCCTTAAGATTAAAGACCATGTCATGGCCTCTTTGAAGACTCTTCCTGATGTCCTCAGTTGGACCCCGCCACCTCCTAAGTGGAAATGTTGCAATTCTGATGTTGCCATTCTCAATTCTGAAAGTGTGATATCTGCTGTGCTGCGAGATGAATGGGGTAATGTTGTGGCGATCAAAACAGCTGTGATTCAGGTGACAAATCCCATGCTGGCTGAGGCACATGCTGTGTGTTTAGCAGCAGATCTGTCAATCTCTCTCGGGGAGACCTGTGTTATGTTTCAAAGTGACAATCTCAATGTAGTTCAAGAGTTTGCAGTCTCAACCTCTTCTGCTGCGAATTTCAGGCTCCAGTGTGCAAAAGAAAGATTCATGGTTTTGTGTTCTAAGTTCATCGATTGGGGTATCATTCATATCTCAAGGAAATGCAATTTCATGGCGCACAACGTTGCTAGATGGGCGGCTAGACTTCAGATGTTTGGAAACATTTGCACTGATATGCTACCTTCGGCTGTGCTTGATGATTTTGTAGAATGGGATCCTGGCTCTGCTTCTCCTACCCTCACCCTTCTGAATTAG